The Christiangramia flava JLT2011 genome has a segment encoding these proteins:
- a CDS encoding Na+/H+ antiporter subunit B — translation MRTTIILRTASNYLLPVLLLFSIFVLLRGHYLPGGGFVGGLIASIAFILHSFANGLKRTKDLLVMHPGYLIPIGLSISFLSGLAPVALFDEPFMTGLWSHEAVPILGNIGSTLFFDLGVYFVVNGVTLTIIFTISESA, via the coding sequence ATGAGAACCACGATAATTTTAAGAACTGCATCGAATTACCTTTTACCGGTATTGCTGCTGTTTTCCATTTTCGTTCTTTTGAGGGGGCATTACCTTCCCGGTGGTGGTTTTGTGGGTGGTCTTATCGCTTCGATCGCGTTCATTCTGCATTCATTTGCGAATGGCCTGAAAAGAACCAAGGATCTGCTGGTCATGCACCCTGGATACCTGATTCCTATTGGTCTTAGTATTTCTTTTTTAAGCGGTCTGGCACCGGTAGCTTTGTTCGACGAACCTTTTATGACCGGTTTGTGGTCTCATGAAGCTGTACCAATTTTAGGAAATATCGGTTCGACCCTGTTCTTTGACCTCGGAGTGTATTTCGTGGTAAACGGGGTGACCTTAACAATAATCTTTACAATTTCAGAATCAGCCTAA
- a CDS encoding Na+/H+ antiporter subunit C produces the protein MEILIALMIGVLYAAGIYMMLRRSLVKLIIGIILIGNGANLLIFLLGRITKGSPPIIPGDAHLLTEAYADPVPQALILTAIVISFGLQSFAIVLVKRAHTVVRTDDLDEMNATDEDS, from the coding sequence ATGGAGATATTAATCGCATTGATGATCGGGGTTTTGTACGCGGCTGGTATTTATATGATGCTGCGCCGAAGTCTGGTGAAACTCATCATTGGAATTATCCTAATTGGAAATGGCGCGAATTTGCTGATTTTCCTGCTGGGAAGAATTACCAAAGGTTCGCCGCCTATCATCCCGGGGGACGCACATCTGCTTACGGAAGCTTATGCTGATCCTGTTCCGCAGGCCCTGATATTAACCGCCATTGTGATCAGTTTTGGACTGCAGTCTTTCGCCATTGTACTGGTGAAACGAGCGCATACCGTGGTTCGTACAGATGATCTGGACGAAATGAACGCAACCGACGAAGATTCATGA
- a CDS encoding proton-conducting transporter membrane subunit, translating into MTEQLIIYPLFLQIAISIILMFGWNNIRFQKIFSVIGSTLAVALAGVVFYFTWTDGTHTVQAGDWPAPFGITFVADTFAATLVVLTSLAGLAVSIFSAASVLKARLKFGYFPIFHFLLLGLNGAFLTGDIFNLYVWFEIIIISSFVLITIGGEKAQLEGAVKYFTLNILASIIFLTAIAVLYGLTGSLNMADLAEKISQVPNQGLVEITGVLFIIGFGIKAGVFPLYFWLPASYHTPPFAVSAIFGGLLTKVGVYALLRVFTLIFHGDDFINTLLIVIAIFTLISGGVGALVQNNIRKIFSYLIICHIGYMIAGLGMFTEIAIAGAIFYLIHDIVVKTNLFMLSGLIYKIKGSNSMRNLGGLYAAWPKISLLLFIPLFSLVGIPPLSGFWPKINLIKAGFAQGSYFTVAAIIFASFITLVIIAKLWAEVFWKDGKEIKRSRNFQFFTDLPKLKRIQLVVPVALLSLVSLYIGFGAEHIQEVSARIADELVNNQGYIDTVLKR; encoded by the coding sequence ATGACAGAACAACTAATCATATACCCGTTATTCCTTCAGATCGCCATCAGTATCATCTTGATGTTCGGCTGGAATAATATCCGTTTTCAGAAGATCTTCAGCGTGATAGGCAGCACACTGGCCGTCGCGTTGGCCGGAGTGGTTTTCTATTTCACGTGGACCGATGGTACTCATACCGTGCAGGCTGGAGACTGGCCCGCACCATTCGGGATTACTTTTGTAGCCGATACTTTTGCCGCTACCCTGGTCGTACTTACCTCTCTGGCAGGCCTTGCTGTATCTATCTTTTCGGCAGCTTCGGTTTTAAAAGCGCGTTTGAAATTTGGCTATTTTCCCATTTTTCATTTCCTGTTGCTGGGACTTAATGGTGCTTTCCTGACGGGAGATATCTTCAATCTCTATGTGTGGTTCGAAATTATTATTATCAGTTCCTTTGTGCTCATCACCATTGGAGGTGAAAAAGCACAGCTCGAAGGAGCCGTAAAGTATTTTACGCTGAATATTCTCGCGTCAATCATTTTCCTTACTGCCATTGCTGTTCTTTATGGACTTACCGGCAGTTTGAATATGGCCGATCTTGCTGAAAAGATCTCGCAGGTTCCGAACCAGGGACTGGTGGAGATCACCGGTGTTCTCTTTATCATCGGCTTCGGAATTAAGGCCGGGGTTTTTCCGTTGTATTTCTGGTTGCCGGCATCCTATCATACACCGCCTTTTGCCGTTTCTGCCATATTTGGTGGTTTACTCACAAAAGTTGGGGTGTATGCCTTGCTTCGCGTGTTTACCCTGATATTCCATGGGGATGACTTCATCAACACTTTACTCATCGTGATCGCTATTTTTACGCTGATTAGTGGTGGGGTTGGAGCATTGGTTCAGAATAATATCCGGAAAATATTCTCCTATCTCATCATTTGCCATATTGGGTATATGATTGCAGGACTGGGAATGTTCACTGAAATTGCCATTGCAGGAGCTATTTTCTACCTCATTCACGATATTGTGGTAAAAACGAACCTGTTTATGCTCAGTGGGCTGATCTATAAGATTAAAGGCTCCAACAGCATGCGGAATCTTGGCGGATTGTATGCAGCCTGGCCAAAGATCAGTCTGTTACTTTTCATCCCGCTGTTTTCCCTCGTTGGGATACCACCGCTTTCCGGTTTCTGGCCAAAGATCAACCTGATCAAGGCTGGTTTTGCGCAGGGTAGCTATTTCACCGTAGCCGCCATTATATTTGCCAGTTTTATTACGCTGGTGATCATTGCGAAATTGTGGGCAGAAGTTTTCTGGAAAGACGGAAAAGAAATAAAACGCAGCAGGAATTTTCAGTTTTTTACAGATCTGCCTAAGCTGAAAAGGATTCAGCTGGTGGTGCCGGTGGCTTTGTTAAGTCTGGTATCTTTGTATATTGGTTTCGGCGCCGAGCATATTCAGGAAGTATCAGCCAGGATTGCCGATGAACTGGTGAACAATCAGGGTTATATAGATACGGTTTTGAAGCGTTAA
- a CDS encoding Na+/H+ antiporter subunit E has product MKSKFISNILLTFIWVALTGDFSFENYVFGFFLNFHILWLITYKRNHSKYFVIVPKLILLLVTFLYELIKANLEVAYEVITPKLKMTPGIIMVPLDVKSNIGITLLANMISLTPGTLSIDVSNDRKVLFVHAMYIKDREVFIKSIKNGFEKRILEIMS; this is encoded by the coding sequence ATGAAGAGCAAGTTTATATCAAATATATTACTGACCTTTATCTGGGTGGCACTCACCGGGGATTTCTCCTTTGAGAATTACGTTTTCGGCTTCTTCCTGAACTTTCATATCCTTTGGTTGATTACCTATAAAAGAAATCATTCCAAATATTTCGTGATCGTTCCGAAGCTTATCCTGCTTTTGGTCACTTTTCTGTATGAATTGATCAAGGCGAACCTGGAAGTTGCTTACGAGGTGATCACACCCAAACTGAAGATGACACCGGGAATCATCATGGTTCCATTGGACGTGAAATCAAATATCGGGATCACATTGCTGGCCAATATGATCTCTCTTACTCCCGGAACCCTGAGTATTGATGTATCGAATGACCGCAAAGTGTTGTTCGTTCACGCGATGTATATCAAAGACCGCGAGGTATTCATCAAGAGTATCAAAAACGGTTTTGAAAAAAGAATTTTGGAGATAATGTCATGA
- a CDS encoding cation:proton antiporter, which yields MTLHDYLYYVILPVLILSAILIFWRLLKGPTIADKVIALDLLITTGIGIIGVYCIIYNHSTLLDSALILGLIAFLSTVALSYYLEKRKKK from the coding sequence ATGACGTTACACGACTATCTATATTATGTCATATTGCCCGTTTTGATCCTTTCAGCGATCCTGATTTTCTGGAGACTGCTGAAGGGACCAACGATTGCTGATAAAGTGATCGCACTGGACCTGTTGATTACAACGGGTATCGGGATCATTGGGGTGTATTGCATCATTTACAATCATTCCACCCTACTGGACAGTGCATTGATCCTGGGATTGATCGCATTCCTGAGCACGGTGGCATTGTCTTATTACCTGGAAAAAAGAAAGAAGAAATGA
- the mnhG gene encoding monovalent cation/H(+) antiporter subunit G, with product MIEIIIGTLATFGALFVLFAAIGLVRMPDTYLRISVTTKAATLGVGLVLMATAVFFSNSGVTSQAFVIILFIFLTAPVSAHLIGRASYFVGIKLWDKSVMDDLQGKYQKNSHILKSVVDDTPEDNVDHTKIENKEKRN from the coding sequence ATGATCGAAATAATCATAGGTACACTGGCAACTTTTGGAGCATTATTCGTTCTTTTTGCGGCGATCGGGCTGGTGCGAATGCCTGATACGTATTTGAGAATTTCTGTAACGACCAAGGCCGCAACCTTAGGTGTTGGACTGGTTTTGATGGCGACGGCTGTTTTCTTCAGTAATTCCGGGGTGACTTCCCAGGCCTTTGTGATCATCCTGTTTATTTTCCTAACTGCTCCGGTGAGTGCACACCTTATTGGCCGTGCCTCTTATTTCGTCGGGATCAAACTCTGGGATAAATCGGTGATGGACGATCTACAGGGGAAATATCAGAAGAACAGTCACATTCTGAAAAGTGTTGTAGATGATACTCCTGAAGATAATGTAGATCACACCAAGATCGAAAATAAGGAAAAACGCAATTAA
- a CDS encoding MgtC/SapB family protein — protein MDLKEFTIKAVIAVIAGLLIGLEREFRGKHAGLKTHALVALGASVFICLSLEYEGDKYVDITRVLSQVIIGIGFIGAGTIMKKGKDVEGLTTAATIWCSAGIGCLSGFGMFLEVVVVTLLIVVVNYFFGKIEKKILKHLDSKKNSTD, from the coding sequence ATGGATTTAAAAGAATTTACGATAAAGGCAGTAATCGCCGTTATTGCCGGTTTATTAATAGGGCTGGAACGCGAGTTCAGAGGCAAGCACGCAGGGCTGAAGACCCATGCGCTGGTCGCACTGGGCGCCAGCGTCTTCATTTGCCTTTCCCTGGAATACGAAGGCGATAAATATGTGGATATTACCCGTGTACTCAGCCAGGTCATTATCGGGATCGGTTTTATTGGCGCCGGAACGATCATGAAAAAGGGTAAGGACGTGGAAGGTTTAACCACAGCAGCTACGATCTGGTGCAGCGCGGGCATTGGCTGTCTTTCAGGTTTTGGAATGTTCCTCGAGGTCGTGGTGGTCACGCTCCTGATCGTAGTCGTAAATTATTTCTTCGGAAAGATTGAAAAGAAAATTCTGAAGCACCTGGACTCCAAGAAGAACTCAACAGATTAA
- a CDS encoding aminotransferase class I/II-fold pyridoxal phosphate-dependent enzyme — protein sequence MDFYSNDYLGFSSSRLIYEKAEKILKLQKLKNGATGSRLLSGNLAIFAETEARVAKFHQSESAILFNSGYDANMGFFSSVPQKGDVILFDEYAHASIRDGLRMSLARSFKFRHNDLGHLRELLVKFQHFDTIYVVTESVFSMDGDSPDVQELLKIVREFQALLVVDEAHAIGVCGKDYKGLFQEESGAVFARIVTFGKAMGCHGAAILGSKILKDYLVNFARSFIYTTAMSPHSVATIAAAYGYFEEILDREPGELQQLRDNLQFFEEEIQKKGLSQHFIISESAIRSCLVPGNDAVKKLSEEMLKSGFIVKPILSPTVPKGEERLRFCIHAYNSRAEISEVLKLLGTFVSKV from the coding sequence GTGGATTTTTATTCGAATGATTACCTGGGGTTTTCCTCTTCCCGGCTTATTTATGAAAAAGCTGAAAAAATACTGAAGCTCCAAAAGCTTAAAAATGGCGCTACAGGTTCGCGTTTGCTTTCCGGGAACTTGGCAATTTTCGCAGAAACTGAGGCACGAGTCGCTAAATTTCACCAAAGTGAATCGGCAATTTTGTTCAACTCCGGCTACGATGCCAATATGGGCTTTTTTTCCTCGGTGCCGCAGAAAGGAGATGTGATCCTTTTCGATGAATATGCCCATGCTTCCATTCGCGATGGTCTGCGCATGAGCCTGGCCAGAAGTTTCAAATTCCGGCATAATGATCTTGGGCATCTTCGGGAGCTACTGGTAAAATTTCAGCATTTTGATACGATTTATGTGGTAACAGAATCAGTATTTTCTATGGATGGTGACTCGCCCGATGTTCAGGAGCTTTTAAAAATCGTACGGGAATTTCAGGCCTTGCTTGTTGTAGATGAAGCGCATGCTATTGGTGTTTGCGGGAAGGATTATAAAGGCCTTTTTCAGGAGGAGTCAGGAGCGGTTTTTGCACGTATCGTCACCTTCGGAAAGGCTATGGGATGTCACGGTGCGGCGATCCTGGGGAGCAAAATACTGAAGGATTATCTCGTGAATTTCGCCAGAAGTTTCATTTATACCACGGCTATGAGCCCACATTCGGTGGCGACAATTGCTGCGGCTTATGGATATTTTGAAGAAATACTGGATCGCGAACCAGGCGAATTGCAGCAACTCCGGGATAATCTTCAGTTTTTCGAAGAGGAAATTCAGAAAAAAGGATTGTCACAGCATTTCATTATTTCAGAGTCGGCGATCCGGAGCTGCCTGGTTCCGGGAAATGATGCGGTCAAAAAGCTTTCCGAAGAAATGCTGAAGTCGGGTTTTATCGTCAAGCCAATTCTTTCTCCCACCGTACCGAAAGGCGAGGAGCGACTGCGATTTTGCATTCATGCCTACAATTCCCGGGCTGAAATTTCGGAGGTCTTGAAACTCTTGGGTACTTTTGTATCCAAAGTTTAA